Genomic segment of Pongo pygmaeus isolate AG05252 chromosome 1, NHGRI_mPonPyg2-v2.0_pri, whole genome shotgun sequence:
cctgaggccagcatgGCTCTGAGTCTCACCCAATGCCCACAgtgagtactgcctggctaccactgtTGATTATACAGAGCCCAAGGGCTCTTTGGTCAGCAGGTGATGACTCCTGCAGGGACTGGATCCTTCCCTTCAAATGTGCTGGTTGCATTTTGGTCcaaggtgtgtctagaaatgtcatccataAGCTAGgtcctggaatgggggcctcaggactctgGTCCCTTGTTCTACTCTGGCTGAGCTGggatccaagttgcaagacaaggTCCTTgttattcttctctctcttcctgggCTGTGAACAACACTGCCTGGCTTTGCAGTAAGGGTGTCAAAAACGCACTCCCTGgccacccagctggtgtctcagtaggtcatgTGCACCCTAAGTCTACTGGGCTAGTGGAGTGGCAGTAACAGACGATATAAGGTAGGAGTTGCATTGTGTCTGAGAAGATGTGGAGAGGACTGTGAACCTACTTTTGTGCAACACTGAAAAGTATATGCTTCCTTTCAGTTAATTGACATGAGTCTTTGAAGAATAGACTCACATTCTGAGTCTGTGAGTGAATATTTTGTCATTCTACACCCTTACTTAGCAAGCTAAAGTCCTGAAAAATATGATTCCTGAATTTTCTTGATTTCCAGAATAATATAGCATATTCCTTAAAAGAAAGTGGTTTCATGAAAGGTGTTACTTTCAAAAAACTaatcatcttttccttttttaaaaaataggattaaaagagtaaaattaaTATCTAACAAAGGGACTGAAACTGACAATGACCCAAGTTGTGTCCATCCTATCATTAAGAAGAGACAATGTCGACCAGAGATTAGAATGTGGCAaacaagagagaaagcaaaatcTTCAGATGGAGAAAAGTGTCGTAGGGTAAGATTTAGATGGATTTAacaagggttttttttccccatgtaaCATTTTCCTATTAAGATTCTGTTAGAGATATAAAATAGGTACTAGTAGGTTTATAAATTTGTCCTAACAAGTAAAACCACAGGATATGAAAAGAAGATACCACATGAAGACTGGAACTTAGTCTTAAAATTTCTAGTACTAGACTTGTTATTAATTTTGCGAGTTATCCAGCCTTAGCAGTAGGCTGGTAGATTTAATCAACAGATTAGTGAAGAGGGTGCTGGGTCATATTCCAGAGAAGCAGTGATAGTATAGTAAGAGTTTGGGAAATTATTTTGTAGGTTTAAGTAGAGATGATCTGCTCTATGTCTAAAACTAGCTACACACTTTTACTTTATAGTCTTAAACTGCTTTCTTATTGGTTAGATTGTGGCATTTAGTCTAAGAATTATTGAGCTGTTACTATAACCAGACATTGTTCTGAGTACTTTACATATACTAacttatctcatttattttcaacaaacCTGTGAAATAGATGCTTTTATTACCATTTCTTTTCAGATGAGGGAACTCAGCTCCAAACAGATTTAGTAAATTGCTCAAAGTTATGTATCTAGTAAGTAGACGAGCTGTGATTCAGGCTTAGAGTTTGACTTGAGTCTTGGTTTTTGAATACTACATAACACTGCTTCTTCATTTAGGATATTTAGTTtcaacttaatatttttcttaattgagaTTAAGTAATATGGATTTGTTCAGTTTTGGGTTAGTTTACTTTTGCTGCttggtagtttttgtatttttttttttttttaacacatgcagcttattattattttgggcTGTCCCCTGTGAAGGTATTGCTGTTCTCTTTGTAGGAGGCTTTTAGGCGTTTGGGTAATGGGGTGTCTGATGACCTGTCAAGTGAAGAAGATGGTGAAGCACGGACACAGATGATATTATTGCGTAGGAGTGTGGAAGGGGCCTCAAGTGACAATGGTTGTGAAGTTAAGAATAGAAAATCAATACTTTCAAGGCACCTAAACTCTCAGGTAATTTCTATTTTAGTTTATGAAAGTATAGGACTGAATCATTGAAGTTAGTAACAAAGCATTTAACATATTTTCCTATTGCTTGTTGGTTTGATTTTTGGCAGGTAAAGAAGACCACTACAAGGTGGTGTCATATTGTGCGGGATTCAGATAGTCTGGCTGAATCAGAATTTGAATCAGCAGGCTTCAGCCAGGTAAAGTATCCCTTCGAGAAATCAAGGTATATTTTTGAGTGTAATAACTTTatccattcctttttttattgGTTGCCCTAAAGTAGCATTTACGTTAATATTTGCCAGCCCTTCCCTTGTCTCCAATTATCCATCTCCTTATCTAGCAGCTTTTAATGACTACACACCTAGAAAGAATATTTTCCTACATTGACCCTAAGCTTAAAAGTATCACAGATGATGCCCAGCAGGAGGTTACTTAATCCCTAAATAATGAGATTATTAAGTATTCACTTGGAatatgaagtttatttttaaacatcataAATTGGATTGACACTGATGAAGACAGATTTTTGAGAAAGGAGTTCTGAAAGATGGGAGTAGTAAATCTCATCATGAGAGCTAAAGGGCATATTATATTATTTGGAAAATTGTAACTCAGAGGTGAGCAGAGTAGATGGTGGTGGtgtggttttttcttttattttgattaacAAGGCAATTGTGGTCATGGAATAACTTTCATATTTATGTTTGTACTTTTCTTTGACTGATTATCCTTTAACATTTTGGAGCTGAGTCCTGTTCACGAGTAGGTCTGTAGTCAAGTTCACAATATTTAGAGTTGGGGTCACTGTGTGTGTATCAAAAAGCTCAGCTAAGCCAACTGAGTGGGTCATCTTGGTGTGCTTACAGGAATCACTCCCCTCCCAGAACACCTTAGTTGATCAGTTCCATAACTTGGCAATAGCTTCTTAGAGGGAGTCCTGCTTGCTAGAGACTGAATCAgagtttaacatttaaatattaaaatctattattggctggacatggtggctcacgcctataatcccagcactttgagaggttgaggtgggtggatagcttgagaccaggagtcggagaccagcctgggcaacaaaatgagaccccatctttaaaaaaaaaaaaaatatatatatatatatagatatatatatatatctatatatatatctgggtgtgatggtatgcacctgtagtgccagctactcaggaggctgaggcaggaggatcatttgagcccgagtttgaggttgcagtgggctatgatcatgccactgcactccagcctgggtgacagagcgcgaccctgtatcaaaaaataaaaaagcattattGTTACGTGAAGCCCTGTGAAAAAATGAATTCATGGTGATTGACTTTTGAAGGCTTTCAAACCATTGCTGTAGataagttgttttaattttatttcacatgtaattatttttaaagatgaataacattttttgctttttgttttcctttaaagggCTCTAGATTGGGTGTGAGTGGTGGCTCTCGAAGCCTCAACATGTCAAGAAGAGACTCAGAAAGCACCCGCCATGACTCGGAGACGGAGGATATGTTATGGGACGACCTGCTACATGGCCCAGAGTGCCGGTCATCTGTCACCAGTGACAGTGAGGGGGCCCATGTGAATACCCTTCACTCAGGGACCAAACGTGACCCCAAAGAGGATGTTTTTCAGCAGGTCTGTGCAGGCATGATGAGAATAGCTAGTATTTATTCTGTTcttactgtgtgtcaggtacTCTGTCATCTCATTTAACTTTACAATAATCCTGTAgcgtagatactattattatccccagtttagaggtgaggaaactgagcatAGCCTATAAGTGAAGATGTTGGGATTAGAACTCAGGGAGAAGTAATCTAGAGTTGCCCTAACctaaatttttctgtatattactttttcttattattttccttaGAATGGTCcttaatgtgtattttatattttgtatgagTAGAGTTTGCATATAGAGAATATACCTTATATTTTCATCAACATCACAGTGTTACATATGAATTACTAGGAAATGGTATTGCTTGCTTTTTGAacaatgcataaaataaataatgcttttaATTTCAGGTTTTATATTAATATCATAAAATCAGATAGCCATTAGAAGGTATTTCAACCTTCCAACCAATGTAGAGATTCATTCTACATCTGTGTAAATTTTTTACCATCTGTTATGTGGTGATAATAGTTCTTACTTCTTAGGAATAGTGTGAAATAGCTAATGAGATAATATAAAGTACATAGCATAATACCTGGCAAGAGtaaatgcccaataaatgttagcattattattaatatctccATCAGATGATCAATTGGCCTCTTAAATACTTCTGGAGCTGGAGTGCTTGTTATTCAATGATACAGCTTATTCCACTTCTGGATAGATTGAATGATGAAGAAATAGTTCTCTTATCAACTTTTCAGTTGCTTAATGTTAATGATTGTTATGATTCTTAGGTTTTTGTTCTTTAGGCTAAATATTTCCACACTGGCTTGCAAATAGTGGATGATggatatatatttgtttaattatcAAATATTCTTGATTCAAAGATACCATTGATTTAGgttatacattttcatttaaaaaattgcttcattaaatgtatataatttttaaaaaatgaagaagaaacagTGTAAATTTTCtcattaaagttttcttttttcttttttgggacagagctcactctgttgcccaggatggagtgcagtggtgcaatcatgactcatgGCAGCCTTAACCTctccagctcaagtgatcctcccacctcagcctcctgattagccaccatgcttggctaatttttaaattttttgtagagacagggtcgcactatgttgcttaggctggtcttaactcctgggttcaaacagtcctcccaccttagcctcccaaagtgttgggattacaggggtgagtcaccatacctggctgtcATTAAAATTTTATGCTACTTTTTCTGATTTTGCAGTGAGGCTAAATATTTTTTGCATTCAGTCTGAAGATTCATCTAAATTACATTAGCTTTCAGTAGTTATGCATAGTATCATGATGATGTTGATCTCCTTAGCACTCCCCTACTTTGAGATTTGCAATATAATTTTAAGACATATATAAGAATAATTGAGTGTGGTAAACTCACCATGTCAAATGCAATAAATCATTTTCCAATCCTGTTCACCTAGCCTATTCTTCTTTTATTCCCTGTATTTCTTAATACCACACTACCCACCCAAGTCAAAAAGCTTGAAGTCATTCCTgaccccgttttttttttttagatggagtcttactctgtcacccaggctggagtacagtggcacagttttagctcattgcaacctccgccttccaggctcaagtgattctcctgcctcagcctcctgagtagctaggattacaggcgcctgccacccgccaccacacctggctaatttttgtatttttagtagagacggggtttcgccgtgttgaccaggctggtctcgaactcctgacctcaagtgatccactcgcctcggcctccgaaagtactgggactacaggcgtgagccactgcgcccagctggccTCATTCTTTCCACCCTTAATTGCTTAtgttcttttgattcagctgtctAAATACCTGCATCTCCCTGTTTCTGGTCGCCCTGCTTGGTGCAGGCCATCATCTTATTTCAACTGGATCATTACAGTAGCTTCTGTAGGGTTGCCTCTGTTCCTTTCATTTTCCTTGCTACAGCCAGAGTGAtacttctaaaatacaaatctgatAATGCCACTTCctttaaaatccttttttcttctttctggattGCTTGCTTCTGTTGCTTTATTTGTTCTAATACAGTCTCATCTCTGACCATTCCCTCCCTGCTCCTAACATAGTGAACTTCGACTCGACTAACCTTCTTTGTTTCTGATATGTACCAGGCCTCATGTGCCTCTGGGCCCTTACACGTACAGGTTTCTTTGCCTGGGACATAATTTTCTCTAATGCCAATTCTTTcggtttattcctttttatttccaggCAGGTCTTGGCTTGAGTgatgcttccttcaggaagccTTTCCTATATACTCCTAAAGCACTCTTGCCTTTCCTTACCATGCTGTATAGTAACTTCCTTCAGAAGTCTATAAGCTCCTTGATAGCAAGGACATCTATCTTGTTCTCCATGTTATCCACAGGCatgatacatagtaggtgcttaatatgAGTTGTATAAGTCAGTGAATCAATCAAATCAGTgattcaaatcaataaatgcttgttggcATTATGCTAAGCATGGtggtagaaagagaaaaaatatgccAGATGGTCCTTTTCTAGAAGGTTATCTTTTAGTTTGGGAACAAGATAATTATATAGGAAACAAATAGAGGACAACATAAAAGCACCATATAATAAGATGCTAATTTGTCTGATACAGACTGTAGAAGTTTCTCATTTCAGAGAAGGGCAAAGTTAGTAAGACTGAGGCTGTCAGAGAGGACCATGTTGGTGAAATGGGACTTGAGCTAGTATTTAAAGAATAAGACATGATAtggcagaggaggagagggagctcTTTTCATTGTGACTGTCTCCACTTGAGCTTTTCTAAGCCTCACTAATTTTGTGTCCTGGTTAGACCAGAAACAGACTTAACTCCTCAGTCATTCATGTGATCTATAAGGACTTTTAGTATCTCTCTTCCTTTACTTCCTATTACTCCAGTGTAATCTCGTAGCTCTAGAAATTCTTTCTTAATGGCCCATGACTACACTAAGCTTATCCTCACTTCCATACCTTTAGAGAGGGAAGCAACCTTGGAGGTCATGGACTGCTATCTCTCCTCATAACAGAAGACATTTAGTCTCTCTCTAGATGAGAGAATGGTTTGGTAAAGAAAAATGGACCTAGCGAGCCGTGGTGGTATGTGACTATGGTCCTTGCTACACAGAAGGCTGTATAGAGGGAGgcagatgggaggattgcttgggcccaggagtttgagaccagcctgggcaacatagtgacaccctgtctcaaaaaaaaaaaaaaaaaagaaagaaaaaaagaaaggaccagCATTATAGAGGTGGTTATTAGAGTGTTGGCAAATGAATGGAGCCTGGGAAAGAAAAACTGATGGAGGCAAGAAAGCATGGAtagaaacaattttatatttttcttctcagaatCATTTATTCTGGCTTCAGAATTCAAGTCCTTCCTCTGATCGAGTTAGTGCAATAATCTGGGAGGGGAATGAGTGCAAAAAGATGGATATGTCTGTGTTGGAAATAAGTGGCATCATCATGAGTAGGGTAAGACTGAAtatgttttcagatttttcaaaaaatatactaAGTGATCAGGAGCTATTTTATAAGAATCTCTTAGTGATTAAAACAGTATGATTCTGCTTTTgaagcacatatatatatatcatattatatataataacattattaacatatatatgtaattttgtaGTCAGAGTCTTTACATGGTAGTATATACATTATTTGTTATACCTGGTCTCTATTAACATAATCAACTGTTCAGGTATGCTCTACAGATATTCCTTATCTCATTGAATCCCAATTTTTAATAAGATTTGAAAGTCATAAATCTATATGTCATTTGTATTTATACTCTTAGAATGTGTTTTTAATAGTCTAAATAGTGTTTGATAAATACTGCTTTGTAACTCCATTTAGCTAACACAATAATGgtggaaattttaaattaattcacaGGTCAATGCCTATCAGCAAGGAGTAGGTTATCAGATGCTGGGAAATGTTGTCACTGTTGGATTAGCATTTTTTCCATTCTTACATCGACTTTTCCGTGAGAAGAGCCTTGACCAACTAAAGTCCATTTCAGCTGAGGAGATCTTGACTCTCTTTTGTGGGGCACCACCTGTTACACCTATTATTGTTTTGtccataattaatttttttgaaagattGTGTCTTACTTGGATGTTTTTTTTCATGATGTGTGTGGCAGAGAGAACATATAAACAGGTCAGTggagaaataagtaaaattttttaccggtttttgtatatgatattCCATTGAGTTGTTTTTGTTCTCTTGATTTGGTCTCTCTTCAAGTTGATGTGGGCAATAAAGGATTGATAAGTGGACTTTTGATATTTGTGGATTTATTGTTTGTGTTATTGACTATTTACATATTACACGTTGTAATCTGAAATTTTGCCAGGCCCCATGTGTAGAATAAGTGGCTTAGCCAGTGAGTGAGCCTAGCCGACTGCTTAGCATCTGCACTCAGtgtcccttttttgttttttatccatagaataaaataattatctacATGTGATAATGTTTTTGTGAAAAATGGccaagtgagaaataaatttattgaaatttgataaaaattatgGATGGAGGGTTTAAAATATTGGTGATATGCAGAAGaagtgtgatttatttatttattttttttgagactaggtcttgctctattgcccaggttggagtgcagtggtgtgatcacggctcactccagccttgacctcctgaggatcaagcagtccttccagctcagcctccccagtagctaggactacaggcctgcgccaccacacccgactaattttttgtatttttgtagaggtgaggtcttactttgttgcccaggcttgtctcgaactccagggctcaagtgatccgcccgtctttcctcccaaagtgctgggattacagggcatgagccaccatgcccagccacagaaATGTGATTCTGAATGGAAATTTTATTTGAGAGTAAGCCAGAATCATGTATAAACATTTGAGTTTGTGAAGTAGTGGGTCCACAAACGCCAACCATTCTTTGGGGGTCTCCAAAGAATATTCCTTGCAAATGTTGAGTGTACCACATTGTGAAGAAGTATGTTACTATGTAATGTGCTTTGGAAACCACAGGGTAATGAGCTATTAATGAAAATTTTCACTGCCTGTCTTACTGGTCACTGATtagaacttcattctttttaacatttttgtattcTGGGAATATCGTTGGCGGTTATATgaatacacagacacatatatacatttcactgtgattttttttaaacctcttctAGAGATTTTTATTTGCAAAGCTCTTCAGCCATATTACTTCTGCCAGGAAAGCTAGGAAATATGAAATACCTCATTTCAGACTTAAGAAGGTGGAGAATATTAAAATATGGTTATCACTGCGTTCCTATCTAAAGGTGAGTTTTATTTGATTAACAGTACAGTATGTGTAAGAATATGCCCACTGAAGCTCCTGGCAGCAGTTACTCAGTAGACAGTGTAGTTCTGGGTGTCAGGCAGATTATATCAGCAGCTGACAGACTTGCTGGACAGCAAGTTGGATGTCATATCTCTGCAAAGCTGGTAGGGGTAGGTAAAGAAGAGcttagaaagggaaaagaaaatctgaatttcCTAGGGGCAAAGTGATAATTAAATAGTGcatatttttctgacttttttggGAAATACTCCAGCTGAAAGTATGTCAATGAATCAGTCACCCTTAATTTGGAAATGCATGGATTTCAGTACTTAAAGTTGATGACGTCcaaaatatgttaaaatcctatctcacaaacttcttataaacattattttcacATGAATGTAGTACAATTCAGAGTGTTAATAATGTGAGGGTGGTTGCTGTCTGCCAGTAACTAAAACATTAACACATGTGTCTCACTCCACAGAGACGGGGGCCACAGCGTTCAGTTGATGTGGTTGTATCCTCGGTCTTCCTACTGACACTTTCGATTGCTTTCATTTGTTGTGCTCAGGTAAAAGTTTCACATCTGctttaaggaaaaatgaaaattctatCATAGAGTTCACTTTCTGTTTTAGACTTAGGTCACTGTCTTtaagtatgtatttttaatgCATCTACATTTTTTACTATTTTGGATGTTTGGTAATTTTTCTAACCTTTCAAAATGGGAATACAAGTAATTCTGAAGTCCTTTCAAACTGTAAGATCGCTCTAATTTTAGTTGGTAATTATTAATTGATAATAAAACTATCATATGATTGCAAAGTACTGATTTTCTGACTACATTAGTCCTTCTGTATTTATTAGTTGTCACTCCAAGgtagatctttcatttctttccctctcatttattcattcatttatttattatactgtgGAATCATGTATTCTCATTTTTATACAGTGGGTTAAAATCTATTACTATAGGCTGGGCATAGCAgcttaacacctgtaatcccagcactttgggaggctaatgtgggaggattgtgtgaggccaggagttgaagaccaacctgggcaacataatgaggacccatctctacaaaaaaaaaaaaaaaaaaaaatctgttactgTATTTGCTTGGATGCCTACATTGTCCCaaatttggccagtgggagccctTAGAAACCCCCTCCTGTATCCTTTTGACAGGGTCTATTTTTGTAAAGCActtctgtgctttctgcattaaAAGAAGTTACAGGTTTATCTTatactttttgaattttattgaattttaacgTAATTCTACTGTGGTCAAAGCATACTCTGAATATTTTCAGTCCTTTGAAATATGTAGAGGTTTACTTTGTTATCCAGCATATATtcagttttattaaattttccattAGCACATTGACAAGATTTGTATTCTGTCATTGTTGAGAGCAGTGTCCTTTATGTGTCAAATTACCTACATCCTTACTGAATTTTTTGGCTTATTCTGTCAGCCATTGGTAGAGGTGTGTTTAACTCtgattgtggatttgtctgtgtttcctcttctgtcagtttttgctttatgtgTAACTGGGTACATCCAGATTTAGCTTTGTTATCCATCTTTTTGGGCAATTGACTTTTATGTCCTTtatagtgatttatttttttttctgaatccagGATCCAATTCAGAATTACATATTGCATGTAATTGTCAcatctctttagtctcctttaatctggaaaAATGTCAGGCTTTGCCTTTCATGACCCTACAAAATGTCTCTATTTGTAATGTTTCTTATTGATTTGATGTTAATTTCATTGCACCAGCTGTCTTGATTCATTTCTACATGTTATATCTTTGTCTacctgtttttattcttttgttctcATATTTTAGGTGTGTCTCTCATAATCAGCATTTCCTCTTATGGTTGCTTGGTGTTCGTTCATtcgttcttcttcttcttttttttttggtagctgggactacaagcacatgccacctagcctggctaatttttaaattttttgtagaagtggagtctggctttgttccccaggctggcctcaaactcctgacttcaagggatcctcctgcttcggcctccaagagtgctgggattacaggcatgagacactgtgcccagttggttgcttgttttttaatccatcctCACAGTCTTAGATTTTGGAGTGTCTGGCCCATTTAAACTTAATGTTGTTACTATAACCACAAATATATTTGGTTCTTACTTTTTCTACCtgctaattttcctttttcactccTCTCGTCATCTTTTTattaaccaaatatttttaaatattccacttAATCCTATTAACTTGTTATATATTCTTTTACTATTGTTTTAAGTAGTAAAGAGATTACAACATGCATGCATAATTTTTTATAGTctaataaaatgattaatttatcACTCTCTTGATAATGCTAGGCCCTTAGAACAGTTTATCCCATTTACCTCTTCACCTTTTGTATTATTGTCCTTCAccttaattttacatatattttaaaaccacaagatgtaattattattgttttgtgtaATTAATCATATTTACTCACATATTTACCTTTTCCATTGCTTCTTATTTCCTGAATTTCTATGTTTCTCTCTGGGATTATTTTCCTCCTACCTGAGTAACtcctttagtatttattttagtgCCAGTctgctggtgatgaattccctcagtttttgcttgtttgaaaatatattttatcactttcacttttgaatgatttttttttttttttttttttttaccaggaATTGAATTCCAGGTTGCCAGTTATTTCCTTTCAGCACTTTTAGGATTCTATTGCTTTCTGATTTCCACATTTTATCTTGAGAAGTCTGCTGCTAGGGTGCCATGACAAGCCAAAACTAATA
This window contains:
- the PHTF1 gene encoding protein PHTF1 isoform X5, which translates into the protein MASNERDAISWYQKKIGAYDQQIWEKSIEQTQIKGLKNKPKKMGHIKPDLIDVDLIRGSTFAKAKPEIPWTSLTRKGLVRVVFFPLFSNWWIQVTSLRIFVWLLLLYFMQVIAIVLYLMMPIVNISEVLGPLCLMLLMGTVHCQIVSTQITRPSGNNGNRRRRKLRKTVNGDGSRENGNNSSDKVRGIETLESVPIIGGFWETVFGNRIKRVKLISNKGTETDNDPSCVHPIIKKRQCRPEIRMWQTREKAKSSDGEKCRREAFRRLGNGVSDDLSSEEDGEARTQMILLRRSVEGASSDNGCEVKNRKSILSRHLNSQVKKTTTRWCHIVRDSDSLAESEFESAGFSQGSRLGVSGGSRSLNMSRRDSESTRHDSETEDMLWDDLLHGPECRSSVTSDSEGAHVNTLHSGTKRDPKEDVFQQNHLFWLQNSSPSSDRVSAIIWEGNECKKMDMSVLEISGIIMSRVNAYQQGVGYQMLGNVVTVGLAFFPFLHRLFREKSLDQLKSISAEEILTLFCGAPPVTPIIVLSIINFFERLCLTWMFFFMMCVAERTYKQRFLFAKLFSHITSARKARKYEIPHFRLKKVENIKIWLSLRSYLKRRGPQRSVDVVVSSVFLLTLSIAFICCAQVLQGHKTFLNDAYNWEFLIWETALLLFLLRLASLGSETNKKYSNVSILLTEQNHNGEFFLQGKI
- the PHTF1 gene encoding protein PHTF1 isoform X3 translates to MASNERDAISWYQKKIGAYDQQIWEKSIEQTQIKGLKNKPKKMGHIKPDLIDVDLIRGSTFAKAKPEIPWTSLTRKGLVRVVFFPLFSNWWIQVTSLRIFVWLLLLYFMQVIAIVLYLMMPIVNISEVLGPLCLMLLMGTVHCQIVSTQITRPSGNNGNRRRRIKRVKLISNKGTETDNDPSCVHPIIKKRQCRPEIRMWQTREKAKSSDGEKCRREAFRRLGNGVSDDLSSEEDGEARTQMILLRRSVEGASSDNGCEVKNRKSILSRHLNSQVKKTTTRWCHIVRDSDSLAESEFESAGFSQGSRLGVSGGSRSLNMSRRDSESTRHDSETEDMLWDDLLHGPECRSSVTSDSEGAHVNTLHSGTKRDPKEDVFQQNHLFWLQNSSPSSDRVSAIIWEGNECKKMDMSVLEISGIIMSRVNAYQQGVGYQMLGNVVTVGLAFFPFLHRLFREKSLDQLKSISAEEILTLFCGAPPVTPIIVLSIINFFERLCLTWMFFFMMCVAERTYKQRFLFAKLFSHITSARKARKYEIPHFRLKKVENIKIWLSLRSYLKRRGPQRSVDVVVSSVFLLTLSIAFICCAQVLQGHKTFLNDAYNWEFLIWETALLLFLLRLASLGSETNKKYSNVSILLTEQINLYLKMEKKPNKKEQLTLVNNVLKLSTKLLKELDTPFRLYGLTMNPLIYNITRVVILSAVSGVISDLLGFNIRLWKIKS